The Halorussus gelatinilyticus genome contains the following window.
TCCTCGTCAGTGATTTCGGACGGTGTGGTCGTCGTAGTCGTCGTACTCCCGCAGGTCCCGGCACGAATCGTGACCGGACGGTCGAGCGCCAGCGAGAGCCGTTTCGGGTCGCTCCGGTCGCCCGAGAGGACCTGCCAGTCGGTGACTTCGCCCTCGTAGTGGTCGCCGTAGAGCGCGGCAGCCTCGTTGAATCGCGGGTCGATAGTGATCGCGAACTCGTCGCCGAGCGGTCGAAGGACGCCGCCGTCCGAGCGGCCTTCGGTCCACGTCCAATCGACGGTCCATCCCGCGTCGGTCCGGGTGAACTCGTCGTAGTTCGTCGGGGCGTCGTAGTCGTCGTCGCCGACGACCCACGTCGCGCCGTCGGGGTTCGCCAGTTCGAGGTCGAAGGTCACGGCACCCCCGGACGTGCCGTCGTTCAGTTCGTCGTGGACCACGACTAAACTCAGGCCCGCCGGTCCCTCGTAGAGGAAGCAGATGCTCGTCTCCGGCCGCTGGAGGTCGGTCGTGCCGTAGGAGCTGTAGGCCGCACCGGACGGCGAGGTGTAGGGCGTCCGGTAGTCGTAGAAGGCCTCGACGCGCTCCTCGCCCGAGAGCGGCGTAATCGGGATACACCGGTCGCCCTGCTCGACGACGTACCGCGTCGCGTCCAGCGGAGCGGTTTCGCGGGCGAGCGAGCTGCGGGCGACGCCGACGCTGCCGAGACCGGTCGCCAGCGCCGCGAGGACGCCGCGACGTTCGATGCCGTCGTCGGGAGAATCTGGTTCGGACATGCGAATCGTCGGTCGTCGGTTGGACCGAATCGGCCATTGTTCCGCGGCGCTTACTCTCGCACCGCTAACAAATCAGTGTGACCGGACCGAGCGGCGTCGCATCAATCGCCGCGTGAACGGAATTAAATCGTCTGAACGGTCGGGTCGGGATGGGTGCGACGAGACGAGAAGGCGCGCCTCAGAACCTAAGGATGGAACTTTCCGACGGGTGGAGCGAATCTGAGAGGCCTCTATCGAAGTGTTTTTCGCGGGACGAATCGAAGAAACGAACCGGTCGTACACGCTGTCTACTGCCGGGCCGACACCGCAGACTGGTCTCGTCGCCACCGACGACCGCCCACTGTTCCACCACGGCGAAGGGTGGGGCGGCGTCGTTCCGGCGCGCGAGGGGACTCTCGACGTGCCGTGTAGTCACCGTTTTACCCGTCGAGAAGCAACGCTCTCCCATGACCGACTTCGCGGACCTCGACGTGACCCTCGTGGACGGGTACGTCGACGAACCGGCACACTTCGGCGTGCCGCCCTACATCTCGACGTATCCGCGGTACACCGCCGGGGCCATCGTGGACGCCGGCGTCCCGCGGGAGAACGTCACGTACCACACCATCGACGAGTTGCGCGACGACTCCGGGAAGTGGCGCGACGTGGAGGACGCAGACCTGTTCGTCTACATCGGCGGGATGACCGTACCCGGCAAGTACGTGGGGGGAACCCCGGCGGAACCCGACGAAGTGCGCAAGATGGCGTGGACCGCACAGGGAACCAGTCTGATGGGCGGTCCCGTCAAGTTCGGCGTCGGCGACGAGAACGCGGGCGCGACCGAGACCGAGCGCGACGACTTGGACTTCGACTTCGTGGCGAAGGGCGACGTGGAAGCCGCGGCCTACGACCTGCTCGAAAGCGGTCTGGAGGGGTTCAACAACCGGATGCGCGACAACGCCGAAATCGACCGGTGGGCCGCCGACGGCGCGTTCGTCATCGAACAGCACCCCAACCATCCCGACTACCTCATCTGCGAGATGGAGACCTCCCGAGGGTGTCCCTACCGGTGTTCGTTCTGCACGGAACCGCTGTACGGCAACCCGTCGTTCCGGCGACCGCCGTCCGTCGTCAGCGAGGTCCAGACGCTCTACGAGCGCGGCGCGCGACACTTCCGACTCGGACGCCAGGCCGACATCCTCGCGTACGGCGGCGACGGCGAGAAGCCCAACCCCGACGCGCTCCGGAACCTCTACGGCGGGATTCGGGAGGTCGCGCCCGACCTCGGCACGCTCCACCTCGACAACATGAACCCCATCACGGTGGTCGAGTGGCCCGAGTTGGCCCGCGAGGGCATCCGGGTCATCGCCGAGCACAACACGCCGGGCGACACCGCCGCGTTCGGTCTCGAATCGGCCGACCCCAGAGTCCAGGACGAGAACAACCTCAACGTGACCGCCGACGAGTGTTTCGAGGCCGTCAAAATAGTCAACGAGGAAGCCGGGTGGCGACCGGGAGAGGACCCGGCCGACGCCCCGAGCCACGGCGAGTCGGCCGCGAATCGCCTGCCGAAACTCCTGCCGGGCATCAACCTGCTCCACGGACTGAAGGGCGAACGCGAGGAGACGTTCGACCACAACAAGCGGTTCCTCGAACGGGTCTACGACGAGGGACTGATGCTCCGCCGGGTCAACATCCGGCAGGTCATGGCCTTCGACGGCACGGAGATGAGCGACGTGGGCGCGGACATCGCCAAGGACCACAAGCGCCTGTTCAAGCAGTACAAGACCGAGGTCCGCGAGGAGATAGATAACCCGATGCTCCAGCGTCTCGCAC
Protein-coding sequences here:
- a CDS encoding radical SAM protein encodes the protein MTDFADLDVTLVDGYVDEPAHFGVPPYISTYPRYTAGAIVDAGVPRENVTYHTIDELRDDSGKWRDVEDADLFVYIGGMTVPGKYVGGTPAEPDEVRKMAWTAQGTSLMGGPVKFGVGDENAGATETERDDLDFDFVAKGDVEAAAYDLLESGLEGFNNRMRDNAEIDRWAADGAFVIEQHPNHPDYLICEMETSRGCPYRCSFCTEPLYGNPSFRRPPSVVSEVQTLYERGARHFRLGRQADILAYGGDGEKPNPDALRNLYGGIREVAPDLGTLHLDNMNPITVVEWPELAREGIRVIAEHNTPGDTAAFGLESADPRVQDENNLNVTADECFEAVKIVNEEAGWRPGEDPADAPSHGESAANRLPKLLPGINLLHGLKGEREETFDHNKRFLERVYDEGLMLRRVNIRQVMAFDGTEMSDVGADIAKDHKRLFKQYKTEVREEIDNPMLQRLAPAGTILPNVHLEYHEGGRTFGRQLGTYPLLVGIPGERELGRTVDVAVVDHGYRSVTGVVHPLDLNSATMDELTAIPGLGKQRAGNVIVNRPYDSPADLDADVGVDLTEFTTAERPEGAD